A genomic region of Oncorhynchus keta mitochondrion, complete genome contains the following coding sequences:
- the ND3 gene encoding NADH dehydrogenase subunit 3 (TAA stop codon is completed by the addition of 3' A residues to the mRNA) translates to MNLITTIITITITLSAVLATISFWLPQISPDAEKLSPYECGFDPLGSARLPFSLRFFLIAILFLLFDLEIALLLPLPWGDQLSTPTLTLIWSTAVLALLTLGLIYEWTQGGLEWAE, encoded by the coding sequence ATGAACTTAATTACAACAATCATTACTATCACCATCACATTGTCCGCAGTACTAGCCACTATCTCTTTCTGATTACCACAAATCTCCCCCGACGCAGAAAAGTTGTCTCCCTATGAGTGCGGATTTGACCCACTAGGGTCCGCCCGCCTCCCCTTCTCTTTACGCTTCTTTTTAATTGCCATCCTCTTTCTCCTATTTGATCTAGAAATTGCCCTCCTTCTCCCCTTACCTTGGGGGGATCAACTCAGTACCCCAACCCTAACACTTATTTGATCCACTGCCGTACTCGCCCTCCTTACTCTTGGCTTAATTTATGAATGAACCCAAGGAGGCTTGGAATGAGCCGAAT